One genomic window of Pecten maximus chromosome 3, xPecMax1.1, whole genome shotgun sequence includes the following:
- the LOC117324403 gene encoding uncharacterized protein LOC117324403, with translation MTYGNGYDIPVYGLDNGGFHLLHILAICCIFLSLISAMTIVIFSFKQNGVKGFFSWSKSERLVVYLALCDGFFNMSHSLDHFNILLTRDHVRPLELCQFYSFINMEFIFAQTLMVNAIAINAFLMIYFGKNLDFGRKDWRLLVWGFVTPLILDIVCAATGQFGPTGAYCFFDGIKAKISNMFLTTIPMSVILVANAVLYALTFYRIQSEAKRLQHSLGASSSASRASHRAARNMILFLLAFFVQWWAATAFGIWLLFQEPPMILFQLVTTFSNIGGVLNGITFAIIRRRQTTVKPDDKGNSQHAASSF, from the exons ATGACGTATGGTAATGGGTACGATATTCCGGTCTACGGACTGGACAATGGCGGATTTCACCTCCTCCACATCCTGGCTATTTGCTGTATATTTCTAAGTCTTATTTCAGCCATGACGAttgtgatattttcttttaaacaaaaCGGTGTTAAAGGTTTCTTTTCATGGTCAAAGAGCGAGAGACTGGTTGTATACCTGGCATTATGTGATGGATTTTTCAATATGTCTCATTCTCTTGACCATTTCAACATTCTGCTGACCAGGGACCATGTTCGGCCACTAGAGTTGTGTCAGTTTTACAGCTTTATCAATATGGAGTTTATTTTTGCCCAGACCCTTATGGTCAATGCTATTGCCATCAATGCCTTTCTAATGATCTACTTCGGGAAGAATTTGGACTTTGGAAGGAAGGACTGGAGGCTTCTGGTTTGGGGGTTTGTAACGCCTCTCATACTGGACATAGTTTGTGCGGCCACAGGACAATTCGGACCCACTGGAGCATA TTGTTTCTTTGACGGAATCAAGGCAAAGATCAGTAATATGTTCCTGACAACCATCCCGATGAGTGTCATTCTGGTAGCCAATGCTGTTCTGTATGCACTGACGTTTTACCGGATCCAGTCGGAAGCCAAACGTTTGCAGCACTCTCTTGGCGCTTCTAGTAGTGCATCGCGTGCATCCCATCGCGCAGCCCGAAACATGATCCTTTTTCTTTTAGCGTTTTTCGTCCAATGGTGGGCTGCGACCGCATTTGGAATATGGTTACTGTTTCAGGAACCGCCAATGATATTATTCCAGCTGGTGACGACATTCTCAAACATTGGCGGAGTTCTGAATGGTATAACGTTCGCCATTATCCGGCGAAGACAGACAACAGTAAAACCAGACGATAAAGGTAACTCCCAACATGCTGCTTCGTCTTTCTGA